Proteins encoded by one window of Fodinicurvata sp. EGI_FJ10296:
- a CDS encoding CoA transferase, with protein sequence MSAADESATPDVMPAFTGLKVLELAQGVAAPYCGMLLAQHGADVTKIEPIGYGDWSRGLGRRRGDFSSESIVLNRGKNSLALDLKKPEGRDLAFRLATQADVVIENYRPGVTERLGLDYEAVRAKNPSVVYASVTGFGPIGPRRNHPATDTVMQGYTGFMSINRDAAGIPRRVNMLAIDVSTGLYLSQAVSAALYRRAVHGVGQHIRTSLLECAMAFQESRIVEYALEGPGVKAVGAPVGTFETADGYLSLNARRDNHFEALCKLLERTEWLADERFGSEQSRLSHAEALNALVEPLIKAQPTRYWADILSSADILHAPVFDYGDLMEDEQVREIQAITWSQIEGLGSMPAARLPGLPPPPDRPETAQPPRVGQQGRAVLSAAGLSDAEIAGLVESGAAALPD encoded by the coding sequence ATGAGCGCCGCCGATGAGAGCGCGACGCCGGACGTGATGCCGGCCTTCACCGGTCTGAAGGTGCTGGAACTGGCGCAAGGCGTCGCCGCACCCTATTGCGGCATGTTGCTGGCGCAACACGGTGCCGACGTCACCAAGATCGAGCCGATCGGCTATGGCGACTGGAGCCGGGGGCTCGGCCGCCGGCGCGGTGATTTTTCCTCGGAATCGATCGTCCTCAACCGCGGCAAGAACAGCCTCGCGCTCGACCTGAAAAAGCCGGAAGGCCGCGATCTCGCCTTCCGGCTGGCCACACAGGCCGATGTCGTCATCGAGAATTACCGCCCGGGCGTGACCGAACGCCTCGGCCTCGACTATGAAGCCGTTCGCGCCAAAAACCCGTCGGTCGTTTATGCCTCCGTCACCGGGTTCGGGCCGATCGGACCGCGCCGGAACCATCCGGCGACCGACACCGTGATGCAGGGCTATACCGGGTTCATGTCGATCAACCGCGATGCCGCCGGCATCCCACGGCGGGTCAACATGCTGGCCATCGACGTGTCCACTGGGCTTTATCTGTCACAGGCCGTATCCGCCGCTCTTTATCGCCGGGCGGTGCACGGCGTCGGTCAGCATATCCGTACCAGCCTGCTGGAATGCGCGATGGCGTTCCAGGAATCGCGGATCGTCGAATACGCGCTGGAGGGGCCGGGCGTCAAAGCCGTCGGCGCCCCGGTCGGCACGTTCGAGACGGCCGATGGTTATCTCAGTCTGAACGCGCGGCGAGACAACCACTTCGAAGCACTTTGCAAACTGCTGGAGCGGACGGAATGGCTGGCGGATGAGCGATTCGGCAGCGAGCAGTCGCGCCTGAGCCACGCCGAAGCCCTGAATGCACTTGTCGAGCCGCTGATCAAGGCGCAGCCGACGCGCTATTGGGCCGATATCCTGTCGAGTGCCGACATTCTGCACGCGCCCGTCTTCGACTATGGCGACCTGATGGAAGACGAACAGGTGCGCGAGATTCAGGCCATCACCTGGTCACAGATCGAGGGTCTGGGGTCGATGCCAGCCGCGCGTCTTCCCGGTCTGCCGCCACCGCCCGATCGCCCGGAAACCGCCCAGCCGCCGCGTGTGGGCCAGCAGGGACGGGCCGTGCTGTCGGCGGCGGGCCTCTCCGACGCCGAAATCGCCGGCCTTGTCGAAAGCGGAGCCGCCGCGCTGCCCGACTGA
- a CDS encoding tripartite tricarboxylate transporter substrate binding protein, with the protein MKMNTQAITAALMASSILAAPAVYADSDYPNRDITMLVGYSAGGGTDVMARTVAPYLEEYLGGNVNITVENRPGAGGELGFTAIAQAEPDGYTIGMLNIPSFINPIIQRDPDYTLDSFQPIGNIVTDATSVVVRADSEFETLEDFIDYVEANPGAMPVGNSSLGGATHTSFLRFLHAEDLQVTHVPFPGAAPSRTALLGGHVAASVMGIGEAGPYHLEGDLRILGTMAAERWEEVPEVPTFSELGYPIVAGSDRGLAAPAGIPDDVRDKLVEAVAQMIEDEDFRQDARDQVLPLNYMAPDAYREQMQSTLDEMQAIWDENPWAS; encoded by the coding sequence ATGAAAATGAATACACAGGCTATTACGGCCGCCCTGATGGCCTCGTCCATCCTGGCCGCGCCGGCCGTTTATGCCGACAGCGATTATCCAAACCGCGATATCACGATGCTCGTCGGGTATTCCGCCGGCGGCGGAACGGACGTCATGGCGCGTACCGTGGCTCCGTACCTTGAGGAATATCTCGGCGGCAACGTCAACATCACGGTCGAAAACCGTCCCGGTGCCGGCGGCGAACTCGGTTTCACCGCGATTGCGCAGGCTGAGCCCGACGGATACACGATCGGCATGCTGAACATCCCGTCGTTCATCAATCCGATCATCCAGCGGGATCCGGACTACACGCTCGACAGCTTCCAGCCGATCGGCAACATCGTCACCGATGCGACCTCGGTCGTCGTCCGCGCCGACAGCGAGTTCGAGACACTGGAAGACTTCATCGACTATGTCGAAGCCAATCCCGGCGCGATGCCAGTCGGCAACTCCTCGCTCGGCGGCGCGACCCACACCAGCTTCCTGCGCTTCCTGCACGCCGAAGACCTCCAGGTTACGCATGTGCCGTTCCCGGGCGCGGCACCGAGCCGTACGGCCCTCCTCGGCGGCCACGTCGCGGCCAGCGTCATGGGCATCGGCGAAGCCGGCCCGTACCACCTTGAGGGCGATCTGCGCATTCTCGGCACCATGGCCGCCGAGCGTTGGGAAGAAGTTCCTGAAGTGCCGACGTTCAGCGAGCTGGGCTATCCCATCGTCGCCGGTTCCGACCGCGGTCTGGCTGCGCCGGCCGGTATTCCGGACGACGTCCGTGACAAGCTGGTCGAGGCGGTCGCGCAGATGATCGAGGATGAAGATTTCCGTCAGGATGCGCGCGATCAGGTGCTGCCGCTGAACTACATGGCGCCGGATGCCTATCGCGAGCAGATGCAGAGCACGCTGGACGAGATGCAGGCCATCTGGGACGAAAATCCCTGGGCAAGCTGA
- a CDS encoding tripartite tricarboxylate transporter permease: protein MFEPLLHALPIVFQPMNLLAMIAGVAMGIAIGALPGLSATMGIAVLIPLTFGLDPLVGLGMMAGIYNGAMYGGAIPAVLLRIPGTPASIVTTFDGHAMAKKGEAGRALQIAVVSSAIGGMASAVALMAFAPPLSRVTLAFGPAEYFWVGVFGLSSISVFLGKSPIKGILSACMGLMIGMVGIDQITGGQRFTFGTVNLVDGFHIVVLLTGLYALPPAIGMAEEAIKTGISSAELKIGKSRHIFSDWRILWRTWVRSSGLGILVGLLPGAGGNIAAFLSYNEAKRASKHPETFGHGAPEGVAAGECGNNADNSAALVPALTLGVPGSSVAAVILGGLLIHGLRPGPALFRDHADIVYGFMIQMFATSFLLIVIGGFLGAKVFVHLLRLPRVMLVPLIVGLTAVGVYSINNNMFDLYMMFAFGMLGYAMERLDFPLAPAVLGLILGSMSEENMRLALLISQGDWTVFFTRPISLTIAILTAVVLLFPVVRTIRDRRREAREAATA, encoded by the coding sequence GTGTTTGAACCCCTACTGCACGCACTGCCCATCGTCTTTCAGCCGATGAACTTGTTAGCGATGATCGCCGGCGTCGCCATGGGCATCGCGATCGGTGCGCTGCCGGGGCTGAGCGCGACAATGGGCATCGCGGTCCTGATCCCCCTGACCTTCGGCCTGGATCCGCTGGTCGGACTGGGCATGATGGCAGGGATCTATAACGGCGCGATGTATGGCGGCGCAATACCAGCGGTTCTGCTCAGAATCCCCGGAACGCCCGCATCGATCGTCACGACATTCGACGGCCACGCCATGGCCAAGAAAGGCGAGGCCGGGCGTGCGTTGCAAATCGCTGTCGTATCGTCTGCCATCGGCGGTATGGCCAGCGCCGTCGCCCTGATGGCCTTTGCGCCGCCACTATCCCGGGTGACACTGGCGTTCGGACCGGCGGAATATTTCTGGGTCGGCGTTTTCGGCCTGTCCAGCATATCGGTCTTTCTGGGCAAGAGCCCGATCAAGGGAATCCTGTCGGCGTGCATGGGCCTGATGATCGGCATGGTCGGCATCGACCAGATCACCGGCGGTCAGCGCTTCACCTTCGGCACGGTCAACCTCGTCGATGGCTTCCACATTGTCGTGCTGCTGACCGGCCTCTATGCCCTGCCACCGGCGATCGGCATGGCAGAGGAGGCGATCAAGACCGGCATCAGCAGTGCGGAACTGAAGATCGGCAAATCCCGGCACATCTTCTCCGACTGGCGCATTCTGTGGCGCACCTGGGTCCGGTCCTCCGGCCTCGGCATTCTGGTCGGTCTGCTGCCGGGCGCCGGCGGGAACATCGCCGCTTTTCTCAGCTATAACGAAGCCAAGCGCGCCTCGAAACACCCGGAGACCTTCGGCCATGGCGCGCCTGAGGGTGTCGCCGCCGGCGAATGCGGCAACAACGCCGACAATTCCGCCGCTCTCGTGCCTGCCCTGACACTGGGCGTTCCCGGCAGTTCGGTGGCCGCGGTCATTCTGGGCGGTCTGCTCATCCACGGTCTGCGCCCCGGACCGGCGCTGTTCCGCGATCACGCCGACATCGTCTACGGCTTCATGATCCAGATGTTCGCCACATCGTTCCTGCTGATCGTGATCGGCGGCTTCCTTGGGGCGAAGGTCTTCGTGCACCTGCTCAGGCTGCCCCGCGTCATGCTCGTGCCGCTGATCGTCGGCCTGACCGCCGTCGGCGTCTACTCGATCAACAACAACATGTTCGATCTCTACATGATGTTCGCGTTCGGGATGCTGGGCTATGCCATGGAGCGGCTGGACTTCCCGCTCGCGCCAGCGGTGCTCGGCCTGATCCTGGGGTCGATGTCCGAAGAGAACATGCGCCTGGCGTTGCTTATTTCTCAGGGCGACTGGACGGTGTTCTTCACCCGGCCGATCTCGCTGACCATCGCAATCCTCACGGCCGTGGTGCTGCTGTTCCCGGTGGTACGCACCATCCGCGACCGGCGGCGCGAAGCACGCGAGGCCGCAACGGCCTGA
- a CDS encoding Ku protein: protein MAPKSFWKGYLKLSLVTCRVSMTPATTDNEKIQFHTLNRKTHNRLTSRYVDAETGDVVDDDDEVKGYERADGDYVLLEDDEIDAVALESTRTIDIEMFVPDDSVRWIWYDRPHYLLPDDAVGEEAFSVIREAMRSTGKFGIARLVMYRRERAVMLVPSGRGIILWTLRYGDEVRDPAEYFGDIDREKADSKLLKLVKEVIEERSTSWDPDMVTDPVQEKLADIIAAKKKGRKRPAKVKAQTEAPAVDNVIDIMDALRKSIASEKKSGKR from the coding sequence ATGGCACCAAAATCGTTCTGGAAAGGATATCTGAAACTTTCGCTCGTGACCTGCCGCGTCTCCATGACGCCGGCGACCACGGACAACGAGAAAATTCAGTTTCACACCCTGAACAGAAAAACCCACAACAGGCTCACCAGCCGCTATGTCGATGCCGAAACCGGCGATGTGGTGGACGACGACGATGAAGTAAAAGGCTATGAACGGGCCGACGGCGACTACGTTCTTCTTGAGGATGACGAAATCGACGCCGTTGCGCTGGAGAGCACCCGGACCATCGACATCGAAATGTTCGTTCCCGACGATAGCGTTCGGTGGATCTGGTATGACCGGCCGCACTATCTTCTGCCAGACGACGCCGTCGGCGAAGAAGCTTTCTCCGTCATCCGCGAGGCGATGCGATCGACCGGGAAATTCGGCATCGCCCGGCTGGTCATGTATCGCCGGGAACGCGCGGTCATGCTGGTACCAAGCGGGCGGGGCATCATTTTGTGGACACTGCGCTATGGCGACGAAGTGCGCGACCCGGCGGAATATTTCGGCGACATCGACCGGGAAAAGGCAGACAGCAAACTGCTGAAGCTGGTCAAGGAGGTGATCGAGGAACGCTCGACCTCCTGGGATCCGGACATGGTGACCGACCCGGTTCAGGAAAAGCTGGCCGATATCATCGCGGCCAAGAAGAAGGGCCGAAAACGCCCGGCCAAAGTCAAAGCGCAGACAGAGGCCCCGGCGGTGGACAACGTCATCGACATCATGGACGCTCTGCGCAAGAGCATCGCGTCGGAGAAGAAGTCCGGCAAACGGTGA
- a CDS encoding Ku protein, with amino-acid sequence MRIDTRGMGNAMAPRANWRGHLKVAELSCAVGLFTAASTSERVAFHTINRRTGNRVQREFIDSGTGKTVDRDDQVKGYEIGKDEYIVLEPEEISAAVPESDKILNVRGFLPCGEIDTVYFDKPYYLAPGDRTAEEAYVLIREGMRAKNVAALARTVLFRRCRTVLIRPHGEGLIANTLNFDYEVRSAAEAFEPIADVRIQDEMLQLAKHIIATKAGEFDPAEFDDRYDAALAEMVKAKAEGRKIKPPKLQKDDKTVDLMEALRQSARAADGSKPSRPASKKRQPRRKAG; translated from the coding sequence TTGCGCATCGACACGAGGGGAATGGGCAACGCTATGGCGCCGAGGGCGAACTGGCGCGGACATCTGAAAGTGGCGGAGCTGAGTTGCGCGGTCGGCTTGTTCACGGCCGCGTCGACTTCCGAGCGCGTCGCCTTTCACACGATCAATCGCCGTACCGGGAATCGGGTTCAGCGCGAATTCATCGACAGCGGGACCGGGAAAACGGTCGATCGCGACGACCAGGTCAAGGGCTATGAGATCGGCAAGGACGAATACATCGTTCTGGAGCCCGAAGAGATATCCGCTGCGGTGCCGGAAAGCGACAAGATCCTGAACGTCAGAGGATTTCTGCCCTGCGGCGAAATCGATACGGTCTACTTTGACAAACCCTATTATCTGGCGCCCGGCGACAGGACAGCGGAAGAAGCCTATGTGCTGATCCGCGAGGGCATGCGCGCTAAGAATGTCGCCGCCCTGGCGCGTACGGTCTTGTTCCGGCGTTGCCGCACGGTGCTGATCCGCCCGCACGGCGAAGGGCTGATCGCCAACACCCTGAATTTCGACTACGAGGTCCGGTCGGCGGCGGAAGCCTTCGAGCCCATTGCCGACGTCAGAATTCAGGACGAGATGCTGCAACTGGCCAAGCATATCATCGCCACCAAGGCGGGGGAGTTCGATCCGGCCGAATTCGACGACCGCTACGACGCGGCCCTGGCCGAAATGGTCAAGGCCAAGGCCGAGGGCCGGAAGATCAAACCGCCCAAATTGCAGAAGGACGATAAGACCGTCGACCTCATGGAGGCGCTGCGGCAGAGCGCCAGGGCCGCCGATGGATCGAAGCCGTCCCGACCAGCGTCCAAGAAGCGGCAGCCGCGCCGCAAGGCGGGCTGA
- a CDS encoding tripartite tricarboxylate transporter substrate binding protein: MNTFKSIIGSVVSATALVAVAGAAQAEYPERDITMVIAYSAGGGTDVMARTMVPYFEEYLGGNVNVTVDNRPGAGGEIGFTALAEAEPDGYTIGMLNIPAFITPLIQRDPAYTLDSYQPIGNVVSDPASIVVRADSDFEDLEDFLTYIEENPGALPIGNSAVGGSMHTSLLRFLTAEGMEVTHVPFPGSAPSRTALLGGHVAASVMGLGEAGPYHLEGDLRILATMAADRWEEVPDVPTFRELGYDIVSGSDRGMAAPAGIPDEITEVLVEALRQTVEDPEFREEAREQVLPLSYMAPDDYKAHMESTLTQMQEVWEVAPWAD, from the coding sequence ATGAACACGTTCAAGAGCATTATCGGCTCGGTCGTTTCGGCCACGGCGCTGGTTGCCGTCGCCGGCGCGGCGCAGGCCGAGTATCCGGAACGGGACATCACCATGGTGATCGCCTATTCCGCGGGCGGCGGTACCGACGTCATGGCGCGGACGATGGTTCCATACTTCGAGGAGTATCTCGGCGGCAACGTCAATGTGACTGTCGACAACCGTCCGGGCGCCGGCGGCGAGATCGGTTTCACGGCATTGGCAGAAGCCGAGCCCGACGGCTACACCATCGGCATGCTGAACATCCCGGCCTTCATCACACCGCTGATTCAGCGCGATCCGGCTTACACACTCGACAGCTATCAGCCGATTGGCAACGTGGTTTCCGATCCGGCCTCGATCGTGGTGCGGGCCGACAGCGACTTTGAAGACCTCGAGGATTTCCTCACCTATATCGAGGAAAACCCCGGCGCCCTCCCGATCGGCAATTCCGCCGTTGGCGGGTCGATGCACACCAGTCTGCTGCGGTTCCTGACGGCGGAAGGGATGGAAGTCACCCATGTGCCGTTCCCGGGCTCCGCGCCCAGCCGGACCGCATTGCTGGGTGGTCACGTCGCCGCGTCGGTCATGGGTCTCGGCGAAGCGGGTCCCTATCACCTGGAAGGCGATTTGCGCATTCTGGCGACGATGGCGGCCGATCGCTGGGAGGAAGTGCCCGACGTGCCGACGTTCCGCGAACTCGGCTATGATATTGTCTCGGGTTCCGACCGCGGCATGGCGGCACCGGCCGGCATTCCCGACGAAATCACCGAAGTGCTGGTCGAGGCGCTGCGTCAGACCGTCGAAGATCCGGAATTCCGGGAAGAGGCGCGCGAGCAGGTTCTGCCGCTTTCCTATATGGCCCCGGACGACTACAAGGCGCATATGGAATCGACCTTGACCCAGATGCAGGAAGTCTGGGAAGTCGCGCCCTGGGCCGATTGA
- the ligD gene encoding DNA ligase D: MSLEPYRKRRDFGSTREPPGKPVGKEGAASGNGFVIQKHAARRLHYDLRLEMGGVLKSWAVTRGPSLVPGEKRLAVHVEDHPLEYGDFEGTIPKGAYGAGTVIVWDRGTWAPVARTAGKSAPKPEAAYKKGHIEFELSGEKLGGRWHLVRMAGKPREKRENWLLIKGEDDDARTADDPDILSERPESVKSGMTIEAVGADPEAETLSEDDANGTDAGKAKAEKATIKVPAKAKKAKMPDFVEPTLATLSSRAPTGKRWLHEIKFDGYRLQARIESGRVKLLTWRGHDWTARFGNAVPEALKSLPVDTAIIDGELIVETASGASDFSALQADLSEERVDRFVYYGFDLLYLDGVDWRAASLVDRKAALRKIMDDPPPSLHYSEHFDEGGDLVLRHACRLSLEGVVSKLRDQAYRSGRGKGWIKSKCALRQEFVIAGFVPSTTTQSAIGSLVLGVYEGKSLRHVGRVGTGFSAAVARDLYRRLDEIAVDKSPFADRLSAEAGRKVQFVRPELVAEVEFRGWTGEANLRHASFRGLRDDKPADEVVREDTGADEPVGEPRRTVKLSHPDRVYWPDAGVTKEGLADYYADMWRWIGPLIVARPLSLLRCPGGIASGIRGSCFFQKHAWKGLNKNIKTIRDPRDKSGEPLVSIEDFDGLLGLVQAGVLEIHPWGAALDDWERPDMIVMDLDPGEGVTWDAVVDAAREVGRRLQEAGLATFVKTSGGKGLHVVAPLIPAAGWTDVKGFAKAMADRMAKDSPDLYVSTVSKAKRRGKILIDYLRNGRGATAVAAYSTRARAGAPVSMPVDWSEIGSVGPAQFTVQNAPTRVHGQSDDPWEGFRAAARPLPTLR; encoded by the coding sequence ATGAGCCTTGAGCCCTATCGAAAGCGGCGCGATTTCGGTTCGACGCGCGAACCTCCCGGGAAGCCAGTCGGTAAGGAGGGGGCAGCGTCGGGAAACGGTTTCGTCATCCAGAAGCACGCCGCGCGACGCCTGCACTATGATCTGCGGCTGGAGATGGGTGGCGTTCTGAAAAGCTGGGCGGTCACGCGGGGCCCGAGCCTCGTACCCGGCGAAAAGCGGCTGGCCGTGCATGTCGAGGACCATCCGCTGGAATACGGCGATTTCGAAGGCACGATACCCAAGGGCGCCTATGGCGCCGGCACCGTCATCGTCTGGGATCGCGGCACCTGGGCGCCCGTGGCCAGAACGGCGGGGAAGTCCGCTCCGAAACCCGAAGCGGCCTACAAGAAGGGCCACATCGAGTTCGAACTGTCGGGCGAGAAGCTGGGGGGCCGGTGGCATCTGGTGCGGATGGCCGGCAAGCCCCGCGAGAAGCGCGAGAACTGGCTGCTGATCAAGGGCGAAGACGATGACGCCCGGACGGCCGACGACCCCGACATCCTCAGCGAACGACCGGAATCGGTAAAGAGCGGGATGACGATCGAGGCCGTCGGCGCCGACCCTGAGGCCGAAACGCTCAGCGAGGATGACGCGAACGGCACTGATGCCGGGAAAGCAAAGGCCGAAAAAGCCACGATCAAGGTTCCGGCGAAGGCCAAAAAGGCGAAGATGCCGGATTTCGTAGAGCCGACACTGGCGACGCTTTCCTCCAGGGCGCCGACCGGCAAGCGATGGCTGCATGAAATCAAGTTTGACGGCTATCGTCTGCAGGCCCGGATCGAGTCCGGCCGCGTGAAACTGCTGACCTGGCGGGGCCATGACTGGACGGCGCGGTTCGGGAATGCAGTGCCGGAGGCGCTCAAATCCCTACCGGTCGACACCGCCATCATCGACGGCGAACTAATAGTGGAGACGGCCAGTGGCGCGTCGGATTTTTCTGCGCTGCAGGCCGATCTGTCCGAAGAGCGCGTCGACCGTTTCGTCTATTACGGCTTTGATCTGCTCTATCTGGATGGCGTCGACTGGCGCGCCGCCTCGCTGGTCGACCGAAAGGCAGCGCTCCGCAAGATCATGGACGATCCGCCGCCGTCGCTTCACTACAGCGAGCATTTCGACGAGGGCGGCGATCTGGTGCTGCGCCATGCCTGCCGGCTGAGTCTGGAAGGGGTGGTGTCGAAGCTTCGCGACCAGGCGTATCGGTCCGGCCGGGGCAAGGGCTGGATCAAGTCGAAATGCGCGTTGCGTCAGGAGTTTGTGATTGCAGGCTTCGTTCCCTCCACGACAACGCAGAGCGCGATCGGTTCGCTGGTTCTGGGTGTCTATGAGGGGAAGTCACTGCGCCACGTCGGCCGGGTCGGGACCGGGTTCAGCGCCGCCGTCGCCCGCGATCTTTATCGCCGCCTGGACGAGATTGCTGTCGATAAGAGCCCGTTTGCCGATCGGCTGTCGGCCGAAGCCGGACGCAAGGTGCAATTCGTGCGGCCGGAACTTGTCGCCGAAGTCGAATTCCGGGGCTGGACCGGCGAAGCCAACCTGAGGCACGCCTCGTTTCGAGGCCTTCGGGACGACAAGCCGGCCGACGAGGTGGTGCGCGAGGATACCGGCGCGGATGAACCGGTGGGCGAGCCGCGCCGGACCGTGAAGCTGTCGCATCCCGATCGAGTCTACTGGCCCGATGCCGGGGTGACGAAAGAAGGTCTCGCGGATTACTACGCGGATATGTGGCGATGGATCGGACCGCTGATCGTCGCCCGGCCGTTGTCACTGCTGCGGTGCCCCGGAGGCATCGCCAGCGGTATCCGGGGCAGTTGCTTCTTCCAGAAGCATGCCTGGAAAGGTCTGAACAAGAATATCAAAACCATCCGTGATCCCAGGGACAAGAGCGGCGAGCCGCTGGTGTCGATCGAGGATTTTGACGGGTTGCTCGGACTGGTGCAGGCCGGCGTGCTGGAGATCCACCCATGGGGGGCGGCGCTTGACGACTGGGAACGCCCGGACATGATCGTCATGGATCTCGATCCGGGCGAGGGGGTGACCTGGGATGCGGTGGTCGATGCGGCGCGCGAGGTCGGCCGGCGGCTGCAGGAGGCCGGCTTGGCAACCTTTGTCAAGACATCGGGCGGCAAGGGCCTTCATGTTGTCGCCCCGTTGATCCCGGCAGCCGGCTGGACGGACGTGAAGGGTTTCGCCAAGGCCATGGCCGATCGGATGGCAAAGGACAGTCCGGATCTCTATGTCTCGACGGTCTCCAAGGCGAAGCGGCGCGGCAAGATCCTGATCGACTATCTGCGCAACGGCCGCGGCGCTACGGCTGTCGCCGCTTATTCCACGCGTGCCCGTGCCGGCGCGCCGGTATCGATGCCGGTCGACTGGAGCGAGATCGGGTCGGTCGGACCGGCCCAGTTCACGGTGCAAAATGCGCCGACACGGGTGCACGGACAATCGGACGATCCCTGGGAGGGTTTTCGCGCGGCCGCCCGGCCACTGCCGACGTTGAGGTAG
- a CDS encoding enoyl-CoA hydratase/isomerase family protein, which yields MQSTAPSAGDAAVTTTIDDNVAIVTLNRPDVRNAIDDATRTTLIDTIEGLGADEDIRAVILTGAGTAFCAGGDIRGMRQRLDAPIGRVGYNGWKRQKSTHRAINALHNLDKPTIAAVNGAASGLGCDLAFACDFVMASNAASFTMAYLKRGLIPDGGGLYFLPRRVGLARAKELIYSARKVGANEALAIGLADRLAESEDLLGEAKAWAAELSVGSPIALSLAKSILNRSLDLPVEQVFALGGEAQSICYTTDEHRDSIQQFLDKGSKAKKGEQS from the coding sequence ATGCAGAGCACAGCGCCTTCGGCCGGGGATGCGGCCGTCACCACGACGATCGACGACAATGTCGCCATCGTTACCCTGAACCGGCCCGATGTGCGCAACGCCATCGACGATGCCACGCGGACCACGCTGATCGACACGATCGAGGGTCTGGGTGCCGACGAGGATATCCGCGCCGTTATCCTCACCGGTGCGGGCACGGCTTTTTGTGCCGGGGGCGACATCAGGGGCATGCGCCAGCGTCTGGACGCGCCGATCGGCCGGGTCGGCTATAACGGCTGGAAGCGCCAGAAATCGACCCATCGCGCCATCAACGCCCTGCACAATCTCGACAAGCCGACCATCGCGGCGGTCAACGGCGCCGCCTCGGGCCTTGGCTGCGATCTGGCCTTCGCCTGCGATTTCGTCATGGCGTCGAACGCAGCATCCTTCACCATGGCCTATCTGAAGCGCGGGCTGATTCCCGATGGCGGCGGGCTGTATTTCCTGCCCCGACGGGTCGGTCTGGCGCGCGCCAAGGAGCTGATCTATTCCGCGCGCAAGGTCGGCGCCAACGAGGCGCTGGCGATCGGACTGGCCGATCGTCTGGCCGAGAGCGAGGACCTGCTGGGCGAGGCGAAAGCCTGGGCGGCGGAATTGTCCGTCGGATCGCCGATCGCCCTGTCGCTGGCGAAATCGATCCTGAACCGGTCGCTCGATCTGCCGGTGGAGCAGGTATTTGCCCTTGGCGGCGAAGCGCAGTCGATCTGCTATACGACCGATGAACATCGTGATTCGATCCAGCAGTTCCTCGACAAGGGAAGCAAGGCCAAAAAGGGTGAGCAGTCATGA
- a CDS encoding tripartite tricarboxylate transporter TctB family protein gives MPYAKDRIASAILLCFAIGVFIASGNFRFESSIFPRMVSLIMAISSIMMFLRTVSFNKDLEPQAAKDPNVDSPFFRNPVNFFIASFGFIIYLVAIGILGYFVSTAIMIVSIVLLLGFRDYRMIAISGAAFMLLVYVVFRLIFERPLPRGLFF, from the coding sequence GTGCCTTACGCAAAAGACCGAATCGCATCGGCGATATTATTATGTTTTGCTATTGGAGTTTTCATCGCCAGTGGCAACTTTAGATTCGAGTCTTCAATTTTTCCTCGGATGGTATCGCTTATCATGGCGATCTCGTCGATCATGATGTTTCTGAGGACAGTATCCTTTAACAAGGATCTGGAGCCTCAGGCCGCCAAGGACCCCAACGTCGACAGCCCCTTCTTCCGGAATCCGGTGAACTTCTTCATCGCGTCGTTCGGATTCATCATCTATCTCGTTGCGATCGGGATACTGGGCTACTTCGTTTCGACGGCGATCATGATCGTATCGATCGTTCTGCTGCTTGGATTCCGGGATTACAGGATGATCGCAATTTCTGGCGCGGCCTTCATGCTGCTCGTCTATGTCGTATTCCGACTTATATTCGAAAGACCGCTTCCACGCGGGCTCTTTTTCTAG